The candidate division KSB1 bacterium genome has a window encoding:
- a CDS encoding N-acetylmuramoyl-L-alanine amidase, with translation MIFWFLLVVVDCNRPSALRGRTICLDPGHGGTGAVDSYRIGPTGEREEWINLRVALVLRQLLEARGAKVLMTRTADVEVPLAERARVAVAGEADLFLSIHHNAAADTGVNFPVAYFHGSASENQAGVALGRHLLCAMARALHRPETPLSLASDHTIFPTAGTAVLRQTYGIPGVIVEASFFTNPAEEWRLRQPAYNRREAAAYVEGLEAFFHEPIPPILTKGARVQLDTFRVLQEAERMSPVARLWRKDFLEAQRLAAQSDPDSLCRAHELFTRSARSFPDSYLARECHLQRARLLRLWKKKEEADMAELRAREYYVAVDCGGP, from the coding sequence ATGATCTTCTGGTTCTTGTTGGTTGTCGTTGATTGCAACAGACCTTCTGCGCTCAGAGGTAGGACCATTTGCCTTGACCCTGGACACGGCGGGACAGGTGCCGTCGACTCTTACCGCATCGGCCCCACAGGAGAAAGGGAAGAATGGATTAATCTCCGCGTTGCCCTGGTTCTCCGGCAGTTGCTGGAGGCACGCGGCGCCAAGGTGCTCATGACCCGCACCGCGGACGTGGAAGTGCCGCTGGCTGAGCGGGCGCGTGTGGCAGTGGCAGGAGAGGCAGACCTCTTTCTCTCCATCCACCACAATGCCGCTGCAGACACGGGGGTGAATTTTCCGGTGGCCTACTTCCATGGCAGCGCTTCCGAAAACCAGGCCGGCGTGGCGCTGGGCCGCCATCTCCTCTGTGCCATGGCGCGCGCCCTCCACCGCCCGGAGACGCCGCTCAGTCTGGCGTCAGATCACACCATCTTCCCCACGGCCGGAACGGCAGTTCTCCGTCAGACCTACGGCATTCCGGGGGTCATCGTCGAGGCGTCGTTCTTCACTAATCCGGCAGAAGAGTGGCGTCTGCGGCAGCCAGCCTACAATCGTCGGGAAGCGGCGGCCTATGTGGAGGGGCTGGAGGCGTTCTTCCACGAGCCTATTCCCCCCATTCTGACAAAAGGGGCAAGGGTCCAGCTTGATACCTTCCGCGTCCTTCAGGAGGCCGAGCGCATGAGTCCTGTGGCTCGTCTTTGGCGGAAGGATTTCCTGGAGGCACAGCGTCTAGCGGCACAGAGCGACCCGGATTCATTATGTCGCGCTCACGAGCTCTTCACGCGCTCGGCCCGCTCGTTCCCGGATTCATATTTGGCGAGGGAGTGTCATCTGCAACGTGCGCGCTTACTGCGTCTCTGGAAAAAGAAGGAGGAGGCAGACATGGCGGAGTTACGTGCGCGAGAGTATTACGTCGCAGTAGATTGCGGGGGGCCATAG
- a CDS encoding M14 family metallopeptidase yields the protein MRWLCTALVVWQLLSLTTQATGQVRSPGKSHGEESFLVNWKTYQDYEGMTKILKGLAGRFPNLAKLYSTGKSRMGRELWVMEITNFAKGDTLERPGFYIDGNIHGNEVNGMMVPLYTCWYLLTRYGNDDFVTDLVDRVVFYVRPSVNPDAMNSFITEPNTMHHPRWNYRPIDNDGDGLYDEDPEEDLNGDGEISLMRKRDPLGRWKISPEDPRLLVRCKPGEPPGGWTLLGTEGIDNDGDGSINEDIPGGLDMARNFPYDYSVQNGWPFPISEPETKGVIEFFRTHPNINGVFHYHNSGKLIMMALGKEARMESAPPPERRRAAELDLPPLSAEEQKLMEGFLNVTVQREKQRDLTMYQILAARGVQILKYRPTLNGGVGQFPPWTYSMYGAPSFLIELWGIPADYNGDGDVSEAEALRWVDEELHGEGWIDWKPFTHPQLGEIEIGGSYAKFVRRSPPARFLEEHCLANTRFHLYVASELPRLEFVKAELVPLCSFARAAQGDRAALTVSDVLEIGAKDLRAEKGVLAWLDVEIRNHGVIPTATAQAINIKATRPDRLRIKGVNGVQVLGRSDPANMLGRITGFTTEAPSEVEVGYLGGRSSQTYRFLVRVGQTRNGAINLEYNSQRGGVVRKTLPVRFSG from the coding sequence ATGAGATGGCTGTGCACGGCGCTGGTGGTTTGGCAACTCCTCAGCCTGACGACCCAGGCGACCGGACAGGTACGCTCGCCCGGAAAAAGTCATGGTGAGGAGAGCTTTCTTGTGAACTGGAAAACCTACCAGGACTACGAGGGAATGACCAAAATCCTCAAAGGCTTGGCCGGCCGTTTCCCCAACCTGGCCAAGCTCTATTCCACGGGGAAAAGCCGCATGGGGCGTGAGCTCTGGGTGATGGAGATCACCAACTTTGCCAAGGGCGATACCTTAGAAAGGCCAGGCTTTTACATCGATGGCAACATCCATGGGAACGAAGTGAACGGCATGATGGTGCCGCTCTACACCTGCTGGTATCTCCTGACGCGCTATGGCAACGACGATTTTGTCACGGACCTGGTCGACCGGGTGGTCTTTTACGTGCGGCCGTCGGTAAATCCGGACGCAATGAATTCCTTCATCACCGAGCCGAACACCATGCACCATCCGCGTTGGAACTACCGCCCCATAGATAACGACGGCGATGGTCTCTACGATGAGGATCCGGAGGAGGACCTGAACGGTGACGGCGAGATTTCCTTAATGCGCAAGCGGGACCCCCTGGGGCGTTGGAAGATCAGCCCGGAGGATCCGCGGCTCCTGGTGCGCTGCAAGCCGGGAGAACCGCCGGGCGGCTGGACTCTCCTGGGGACCGAGGGCATCGACAATGATGGCGACGGCTCCATCAATGAGGACATCCCCGGGGGCCTGGACATGGCGCGCAACTTTCCCTACGACTACAGCGTGCAGAACGGTTGGCCTTTCCCCATCTCGGAACCGGAGACCAAGGGGGTGATCGAGTTCTTCCGCACCCATCCCAACATCAACGGCGTGTTCCACTACCACAACTCCGGCAAACTGATTATGATGGCGCTGGGCAAAGAGGCGCGCATGGAAAGTGCCCCACCTCCCGAGCGGCGCCGCGCAGCAGAGTTGGACCTTCCTCCCCTCAGCGCTGAGGAGCAGAAACTTATGGAAGGTTTCCTGAACGTCACGGTACAACGCGAGAAGCAGCGCGACTTGACCATGTACCAGATCCTGGCCGCACGCGGGGTGCAGATCCTCAAGTATCGCCCGACGCTCAACGGCGGCGTGGGCCAGTTCCCGCCGTGGACCTACAGCATGTACGGCGCGCCCTCGTTTCTCATCGAGCTGTGGGGCATCCCGGCCGACTACAATGGCGACGGGGATGTGAGCGAGGCGGAGGCGTTGCGCTGGGTGGACGAGGAACTGCATGGCGAAGGGTGGATAGACTGGAAGCCCTTCACTCACCCGCAGCTTGGCGAGATCGAGATTGGCGGCAGCTATGCCAAATTTGTGCGCCGTTCGCCGCCGGCGCGCTTCCTGGAGGAACACTGCCTGGCCAATACGCGCTTTCACCTCTACGTGGCCAGCGAATTGCCGCGCCTGGAGTTTGTCAAGGCCGAGCTCGTTCCGCTCTGCTCCTTCGCTCGGGCAGCGCAAGGTGACCGCGCCGCACTCACGGTCAGCGACGTGCTGGAGATTGGAGCCAAGGACCTGAGAGCCGAGAAGGGGGTGCTGGCTTGGCTGGACGTTGAGATCCGCAACCACGGTGTCATCCCCACCGCCACAGCGCAGGCGATAAACATCAAGGCCACCCGGCCGGATCGCTTGCGCATCAAGGGCGTCAACGGCGTGCAAGTCCTTGGGCGTTCCGACCCGGCAAACATGTTGGGCCGCATCACCGGCTTCACCACCGAAGCTCCCAGCGAGGTGGAAGTGGGATATCTTGGCGGGCGGAGCAGTCAAACTTACCGCTTCCTGGTGAGGGTCGGCCAGACGAGGAATGGTGCCATCAATCTGGAGTACAACAGTCAGCGCGGCGGCGTGGTGCGAAAGACGCTCCCTGTGCGTTTCTCAGGTTGA